One genomic window of Mucilaginibacter sp. SJ includes the following:
- a CDS encoding ribonuclease H-like YkuK family protein — MTWRKFSGEVIQSPIMEEVEKAIEREALLGNKLKVCIGTDSQVKGSVTDFATVIVFLREKRGAFMFIHQERTSQKMSIKERMLSEVQKSIDIAYKLCDLLDLYDVELEVHADINTNPMFKSNAALHEAMGYILSMGFVFKAKPEAFASSYCANKIVQ; from the coding sequence ATGACCTGGAGAAAATTCAGCGGCGAAGTAATCCAATCGCCCATTATGGAAGAGGTTGAAAAGGCAATTGAACGCGAAGCCCTCCTCGGTAACAAGCTAAAAGTATGTATCGGCACCGACTCGCAAGTTAAAGGATCCGTAACGGATTTTGCAACGGTGATCGTGTTTCTGCGCGAAAAACGCGGCGCTTTTATGTTCATACACCAGGAACGTACTTCGCAAAAAATGAGCATTAAAGAAAGGATGCTGAGCGAAGTGCAGAAGTCTATCGACATTGCTTACAAGCTTTGTGATTTGCTCGACCTGTATGATGTGGAGCTTGAGGTACATGCCGACATTAACACCAACCCGATGTTTAAAAGTAACGCGGCCCTGCACGAGGCTATGGGTTACATCCTGAGCATGGGTTTTGTGTTTAAGGCCAAGCCCGAGGCTTTTGCAAGCTCATACTGCGCCAATAAAATAGTGCAGTAA
- a CDS encoding sulfurtransferase yields MSPLIEINDPALAAQDTILIDARGGQDSYQRYLAGHLNHAIYADLDQHLTTKPDDPAFGGRHPLPNIQEFAVLLGNWGITPKSHIVVYDDKSGAFSASRLWWMLRAIGHENVQVLNGGLQAAKDAGITLSTETYTPTAVDPYPVTHEYANTVEIAEAGEAAQDPSRLVIDVRETPRYLGQTEPLDLIAGHIPGALNLPYINNLGADGKYLPADELRKAYDAAIGDVAHSEVIVHCGSGVTACHTLLGMDYAGISGPKLYVGSWSEWSRRDLPIGKEER; encoded by the coding sequence ATGTCGCCACTTATTGAAATCAACGACCCGGCTTTAGCCGCACAGGATACTATTCTTATTGATGCCCGCGGAGGGCAGGACTCTTACCAGCGTTACCTGGCAGGCCATTTAAACCACGCCATCTATGCCGACCTCGATCAGCACCTTACCACTAAGCCCGATGACCCTGCCTTTGGCGGCAGGCATCCGTTGCCTAATATACAGGAGTTTGCTGTATTGCTGGGCAACTGGGGCATTACACCTAAGAGCCATATAGTGGTTTATGACGACAAATCTGGCGCGTTCAGCGCATCGCGTTTGTGGTGGATGCTGAGGGCAATTGGTCATGAAAACGTACAGGTACTAAATGGCGGCTTACAGGCTGCTAAAGATGCAGGTATAACATTGAGCACAGAAACTTATACGCCAACAGCGGTTGATCCGTATCCGGTAACACACGAATATGCAAATACTGTTGAGATAGCGGAGGCTGGAGAAGCTGCACAGGATCCTTCAAGGCTGGTTATTGATGTGCGCGAAACGCCACGTTATTTGGGCCAAACAGAACCTTTGGATTTGATAGCCGGCCATATCCCCGGTGCTTTAAATCTGCCTTATATCAACAACCTCGGCGCCGACGGTAAGTATTTACCCGCTGATGAGCTGCGCAAGGCTTACGATGCCGCAATTGGCGATGTAGCACACAGCGAAGTAATAGTTCACTGCGGATCGGGTGTTACAGCCTGTCATACCCTGCTGGGCATGGATTACGCGGGCATCAGCGGCCCGAAGCTTTATGTTGGTTCATGGAGCGAATGGTCAAGAAGGGATTTGCCGATAGGAAAGGAAGAAAGGTAG
- a CDS encoding SRPBCC family protein — MKTYILKREQSIPITLNKAWDFFSSPLNLARITPNDMRFVVTSDYTETTKMYAGMIITYKISPLPGIKMNWMTEITHVDDKKYFVDEQRFGPYALWHHQHHFKEIEGGVHMTDLLHYAIPYGAIGRLANTVFVKGKVGQIFDYRTRAIEDLFGKYKY; from the coding sequence GTGAAAACATACATTTTAAAAAGAGAACAGTCTATCCCCATCACTCTTAACAAGGCCTGGGATTTTTTCTCGTCGCCCTTAAACCTGGCCAGGATCACCCCGAATGATATGCGTTTTGTGGTAACGTCTGATTATACCGAAACAACCAAAATGTATGCCGGTATGATCATCACCTACAAAATATCACCGTTGCCAGGCATCAAAATGAACTGGATGACAGAGATCACCCATGTTGATGACAAAAAGTATTTTGTTGATGAGCAGCGTTTTGGCCCTTACGCGCTATGGCATCATCAGCATCATTTTAAAGAAATTGAAGGCGGTGTACATATGACTGACCTGCTGCATTATGCTATCCCTTATGGTGCGATTGGCAGGCTGGCGAACACTGTTTTTGTTAAAGGCAAGGTAGGACAGATCTTTGATTACCGTACCAGGGCGATAGAGGATCTGTTTGGGAAGTACAAGTATTAA
- a CDS encoding DeoR/GlpR family DNA-binding transcription regulator, translating to MVREERLQIILDHVSKDNKVMLTELSEKLNVSEDTVRRDIKVLADQKLLTAVRGGAVAHSPIPHHYRAREKHDVASKKVIASKVLSFLKDGQVVLFDGGTSTLAVAQSLPDDLRITIVTNSFPVASALEDHPTVEVIFAGGRLYKSSFTTIGHETINAFRNIRADLCIFGICSVHPTIGITTRDYEEAEIKKTMIEVSKETIALSTLEKINKADSYYIGPVTELDTIITDVSPDNEELSAYREAGINIF from the coding sequence ATGGTAAGAGAAGAAAGACTCCAGATCATATTAGATCACGTATCAAAAGATAACAAGGTTATGCTTACCGAACTGAGCGAAAAACTCAATGTTTCAGAAGATACCGTACGCCGCGACATTAAAGTGCTGGCCGATCAAAAGTTGTTAACAGCAGTAAGGGGCGGCGCGGTTGCCCACTCTCCCATTCCGCACCATTACCGCGCGAGGGAAAAGCATGATGTTGCATCAAAAAAGGTGATCGCATCTAAAGTATTAAGCTTTTTAAAAGACGGACAGGTTGTACTTTTTGATGGCGGTACATCAACCTTAGCTGTGGCCCAAAGTCTGCCGGATGACTTGAGGATCACCATAGTTACCAACAGCTTTCCGGTTGCAAGCGCGCTTGAAGATCATCCAACGGTTGAGGTGATATTTGCCGGTGGGCGTCTGTATAAATCGTCCTTTACTACCATCGGCCACGAAACCATCAACGCATTCAGAAACATCCGGGCCGATCTTTGCATTTTCGGGATCTGCAGTGTACATCCAACTATCGGTATCACTACCAGGGATTATGAAGAAGCCGAGATCAAGAAAACGATGATCGAAGTTTCAAAAGAAACCATCGCCCTATCCACCTTAGAAAAAATAAATAAAGCCGATTCTTATTACATAGGTCCGGTAACAGAACTGGACACCATCATTACCGATGTATCTCCCGACAATGAAGAACTTTCGGCATACAGGGAAGCAGGCATTAATATCTTTTAA
- a CDS encoding 5' nucleotidase, NT5C type yields the protein MKTQAKKTIAIDMDGVIADVEPQLIKYYEQLYGITTTLEAIDGLSHAEAFPLDAVTKASLNLPGFFRTLPLMPGAIEAVKKLMEDYEVYIVSAATEFPLSLFEKLEWLQEHFPFISWRNIVLCGDKSIIHTDYMIDDHCKNLDYCSGKAIMFNAHHNKHEHQHVRVHNWDEVLNLFEMEKTSADLA from the coding sequence ATGAAAACGCAAGCAAAGAAAACTATCGCCATTGACATGGACGGCGTTATTGCCGATGTTGAACCACAGCTGATCAAATATTATGAACAGTTGTATGGCATCACTACAACCCTCGAAGCTATTGATGGCTTATCCCATGCGGAAGCTTTCCCCTTAGATGCCGTAACAAAGGCTTCACTCAATTTACCCGGTTTTTTCCGCACGTTACCGCTTATGCCCGGCGCTATTGAGGCTGTTAAAAAGCTGATGGAAGATTACGAGGTATACATCGTATCGGCAGCTACCGAATTTCCGTTGTCGTTATTTGAGAAGTTGGAATGGCTTCAGGAGCATTTCCCTTTTATTAGCTGGCGCAATATTGTGCTGTGTGGCGATAAAAGTATCATCCATACCGATTACATGATAGATGACCATTGTAAAAACCTCGACTATTGCAGCGGCAAAGCCATCATGTTTAACGCGCATCACAACAAACATGAGCACCAGCATGTGCGGGTTCACAATTGGGATGAGGTGTTGAACCTGTTTGAAATGGAAAAAACTTCTGCAGATTTAGCATAG
- a CDS encoding acetylxylan esterase yields MLKNANKLLIIAFALLTWCAALPAMAQETEKDPAENTGKSGGDDEVSTVLTINNKDGIFSSTASFSFEIKNTYDTNQEGSISYNITTENGQIVKTLSKPVNLGKKSTSKYDFEVPNLKTGFYKVNMMINVSDYDDTTRRAFGIRPEEIRSQYARPADFDQFWQTAKDELAKVKPNYKITEVPSMNTENRKVYEIEMKSLDNLTIRGYMTVPISKNKNKKFSVLLGLPGYQVKLYPIVGLDPDLVIITLNTRGQGTSRDVIHTERDAFISYHIEDKNKYVMRGVIMDCVRAVDFIYAQPNLRHDQILATGGSMGGYLSLALAGLDHRVTLCSAQNPIMSDIRNLVGTVEWPINDIKKYVLSKPGVTFNQVLNNLDYYDTKNFVTTIKCPTILGLGLLDPYVPPGNGYAVFNSMHGDKHLMVFKNLGHEVSQVYKDYEGRWTRDTFGLF; encoded by the coding sequence ATGTTAAAAAACGCTAACAAATTACTGATTATTGCTTTCGCTTTACTGACCTGGTGTGCCGCCCTACCGGCCATGGCCCAGGAAACTGAAAAAGATCCGGCGGAGAATACCGGCAAAAGCGGTGGTGATGATGAAGTATCAACGGTATTAACTATCAATAATAAGGATGGTATATTCAGTTCAACAGCCTCGTTCAGCTTTGAAATTAAAAACACTTATGATACTAACCAGGAAGGCAGCATATCATACAATATCACTACCGAAAATGGGCAAATTGTTAAAACCCTGTCAAAGCCGGTAAACCTGGGCAAAAAAAGCACTTCCAAATATGATTTTGAGGTACCCAACCTAAAAACAGGTTTTTACAAGGTTAACATGATGATCAATGTAAGCGATTATGACGATACCACCCGTCGCGCTTTTGGGATCAGGCCGGAGGAAATCCGGTCGCAATATGCCAGGCCGGCCGACTTTGACCAGTTTTGGCAAACCGCCAAAGATGAGCTGGCCAAAGTGAAACCCAATTACAAAATCACCGAAGTGCCATCCATGAACACCGAAAACCGCAAGGTTTACGAAATAGAAATGAAATCGCTGGATAACCTTACCATCCGCGGTTACATGACGGTGCCCATCAGCAAAAATAAAAACAAGAAGTTTTCGGTATTGCTTGGCTTACCCGGCTACCAGGTAAAGCTATACCCCATAGTAGGCCTCGATCCCGACCTGGTAATCATCACGCTTAATACCCGTGGGCAAGGTACCAGCCGCGATGTGATCCATACCGAGCGCGATGCCTTTATCTCCTATCATATTGAGGATAAAAACAAGTATGTAATGCGCGGCGTGATTATGGATTGCGTACGCGCGGTTGATTTTATTTATGCGCAGCCTAATTTAAGGCACGATCAGATCCTGGCTACCGGCGGCAGTATGGGTGGTTACTTATCCCTGGCGCTTGCCGGCCTTGATCATAGGGTTACACTTTGCTCGGCACAAAACCCTATCATGAGCGATATCCGGAACCTGGTTGGCACCGTTGAATGGCCCATTAACGACATTAAAAAATATGTTTTAAGCAAGCCCGGCGTAACGTTTAACCAGGTACTCAACAACCTTGATTATTACGACACCAAAAACTTTGTAACAACCATAAAATGTCCTACTATTTTGGGCTTAGGCCTTTTGGACCCATATGTACCACCAGGCAATGGCTACGCGGTGTTCAATTCGATGCATGGCGATAAGCACTTAATGGTATTTAAAAACCTTGGGCACGAGGTGAGCCAGGTATACAAGGATTATGAGGGCCGTTGGACGCGCGACACCTTTGGTTTATTTTAA
- a CDS encoding acyltransferase family protein: MSQRAQSNYIPALTGVRAMAAYLVFISHFAYVFDEKFPHSVQRFFNEFHIGVTIFFVLSGFLIAFRYFDSFKLTKAWFLQYLKNRVARIYPMYALLTIGAFIAYHFTQSPTVTAGQNPVVMFFMNIVFVRGFFDQFKFTGIAQGWSLTVEECFYFSAPFIFLVATKYKKFYIQPIAVTGLGALLVFIFSHVNWFGFFGNFTFMMLYTFLGRCFEFYAGIQLALIVRKQKLDGTSKKKFTYLGFFLVFFCVWIMSTLTIPKGYEAGLHNPWGIVTNNYLLATSIAIFFYGLLTETTLLKKFLAHPFIELLGKSSYIFYLIHLGFMYNFIHQGMNSLNDYVFELYDKWGVDWHSPFEYDSLNLLYAFIVLNVVSITLFKLIEEPLNHYIRKSDFLIKNKARNPENESAKIKA, from the coding sequence TTGTCACAACGAGCACAATCCAATTATATCCCGGCATTAACTGGTGTAAGGGCCATGGCGGCCTACCTGGTTTTCATTTCGCATTTTGCCTATGTGTTTGATGAGAAATTTCCCCACTCTGTGCAACGTTTCTTTAACGAGTTCCATATCGGGGTTACCATTTTCTTTGTGCTTTCGGGCTTTTTGATCGCATTTCGTTATTTTGATAGTTTTAAATTAACAAAAGCCTGGTTTCTGCAATACCTTAAAAACCGGGTTGCACGCATCTATCCCATGTATGCATTGCTTACCATTGGGGCGTTCATAGCTTATCATTTTACGCAAAGTCCAACAGTAACGGCAGGGCAAAACCCGGTGGTTATGTTTTTCATGAACATTGTCTTTGTGCGCGGCTTTTTTGATCAGTTTAAGTTTACGGGCATTGCACAGGGCTGGTCGCTCACGGTTGAAGAATGTTTTTACTTTTCGGCGCCATTTATTTTCCTTGTCGCCACTAAATACAAAAAGTTTTATATCCAGCCTATTGCGGTTACAGGTTTAGGGGCTTTGCTGGTATTCATCTTTAGTCATGTAAACTGGTTCGGTTTCTTCGGCAACTTTACGTTCATGATGCTGTACACCTTTTTAGGCCGATGTTTTGAGTTTTATGCGGGCATTCAGCTGGCGCTCATAGTACGCAAACAAAAACTGGATGGCACAAGCAAAAAGAAGTTCACTTACCTGGGCTTTTTCCTGGTCTTTTTTTGCGTGTGGATCATGTCTACGTTAACTATCCCGAAAGGATATGAGGCCGGTTTGCATAATCCCTGGGGTATTGTAACCAATAACTATCTGCTGGCTACCTCGATTGCCATTTTCTTTTATGGCCTGCTCACCGAAACTACCCTCCTTAAAAAGTTTTTAGCACACCCCTTTATTGAACTGCTGGGCAAAAGCTCCTACATATTTTACCTGATCCACTTAGGCTTTATGTACAATTTTATCCATCAGGGCATGAACAGTCTTAACGATTATGTTTTTGAGCTTTATGATAAATGGGGTGTTGACTGGCATTCGCCTTTTGAGTATGATAGCTTAAACCTTTTGTATGCCTTTATCGTTTTAAATGTCGTTTCCATAACGTTGTTTAAATTAATTGAAGAACCACTTAATCATTATATCCGTAAGTCTGATTTCCTGATTAAAAACAAAGCACGTAATCCCGAAAATGAATCAGCTAAGATTAAAGCCTAA